Proteins encoded together in one Solidesulfovibrio fructosivorans JJ] window:
- the radA gene encoding DNA repair protein RadA, protein MAAKAKKVYTCSACGGVSPTWRGQCPRCGAWNTLVEGLAGPGGSKALASASATPVPLGSHPGEDFTPAPTGIDGLDRVLGGGLTPGGAVLLGGEPGIGKSTLLLQLAGLAAASGRRVVYVSGEESLPQLKARAERLGVLHEGLLAAATTDAGAAVDILGATPAPDLVIVDSVQTMHVSGVEGAPGSVSQVRGVAASCVEAAKRGQACLMLVGHVTKDGQIAGPKLLEHMVDTVLYLEGERRHLFRILRVLKNRYGPTDELLVMEMRERGLSEVPDPSTFFLGDRDPAVSGSAVVMAVEGRRPFAVEVQALAAKSFLSMPRRAALGLDVGRLHLLLAVLEKRLRLNLGQVDLYAKIGGGLKIPDPGLDLGIAAAVLSSFYDRPLPAGAVFWGEVDLSGRIRPVAGHDTRLKQAERLGYGPILCPNAAGLGSKVETLPDLARLLFAKA, encoded by the coding sequence ATGGCGGCCAAGGCCAAGAAAGTCTACACGTGCTCGGCCTGCGGCGGGGTGTCCCCCACCTGGCGGGGACAGTGTCCTCGTTGCGGGGCCTGGAACACGCTGGTCGAGGGCCTGGCCGGGCCGGGCGGCTCCAAGGCGCTTGCTTCCGCCTCCGCGACGCCCGTGCCGCTGGGCAGCCATCCGGGCGAGGATTTCACTCCCGCGCCGACCGGCATCGACGGCCTGGACCGGGTGCTCGGCGGCGGGCTGACCCCGGGCGGGGCCGTGCTGCTCGGCGGCGAACCGGGCATCGGCAAATCCACTTTACTCTTGCAACTGGCGGGCCTTGCCGCCGCCTCCGGCCGGCGCGTGGTCTACGTTTCGGGCGAGGAATCCCTGCCCCAACTCAAGGCCCGGGCCGAGCGCCTTGGCGTCCTGCACGAGGGGCTTCTCGCCGCCGCCACCACCGATGCCGGCGCGGCCGTGGACATCCTTGGCGCGACGCCCGCCCCGGACCTCGTCATCGTCGATTCCGTCCAGACCATGCATGTTTCCGGCGTGGAGGGCGCTCCCGGTTCCGTTTCCCAGGTGCGCGGCGTCGCGGCCTCCTGTGTGGAGGCGGCCAAGCGCGGCCAGGCCTGCCTCATGCTCGTCGGCCACGTGACCAAGGACGGCCAGATCGCCGGGCCCAAGCTCCTGGAGCACATGGTCGACACCGTGCTCTACCTCGAAGGCGAGCGCCGCCATCTTTTCCGCATCCTGCGCGTGCTCAAAAACCGCTACGGTCCGACCGACGAATTGCTCGTCATGGAGATGCGCGAACGGGGGCTTTCGGAAGTGCCCGATCCTTCCACGTTTTTCCTTGGCGACCGCGACCCGGCCGTATCTGGCTCAGCCGTGGTCATGGCCGTGGAGGGACGCCGGCCTTTTGCCGTGGAGGTCCAGGCGCTCGCCGCCAAATCCTTTTTGTCCATGCCCCGCCGGGCGGCGCTGGGGCTCGACGTCGGCCGGCTGCACCTGCTGTTGGCGGTTTTGGAAAAGCGCCTGCGCCTGAACCTCGGCCAGGTGGACCTGTACGCCAAGATCGGGGGCGGGCTCAAAATTCCCGACCCGGGGCTGGATCTCGGCATCGCCGCCGCCGTGCTGTCCTCGTTTTACGACCGGCCGTTGCCGGCCGGGGCGGTTTTCTGGGGCGAGGTGGACCTGTCCGGCCGCATCCGTCCCGTGGCCGGCCATGACACGCGGCTCAAGCAGGCCGAGCGCCTGGGCTACGGCCCCATACTGTGCCCGAACGCCGCCGGGCTCGGCTCCAAGGTCGAGACCCTGCCCGATCTGGCGCGCCTGCTTTTCGCCAAGGCGTGA
- the treZ gene encoding malto-oligosyltrehalose trehalohydrolase: MQRIFSGSLPVGPQKTGSDSWRFTVWAPKRKKLALILPEKDLNLPMEPLAGGYFTVETAGLAPGARYLFELDGDLRRADPASRHQPDDVHSPSSLVDTDAFAWTDAGFAPPAPENRVTYEIHVGAFTPEGTFDAAITRLAHLRELGVTCLELMPVAQFPGGRNWGYDGVYPYAPAAAYGGPEGLARLVDACHAAGIAVVLDVVYNHLGPEGNYLRDFGPYFTDRYHTPWGESVNFDGPGSGPVRDYFIGNALYWLREYHIDGLRLDAVHAIYDQSPVHVAAELADRVQAWAAGAGRRVFVVAETHLNDPAVITEKAAGGMGLDGVWNDDFHHAVHALLTREKRGYYADYGSRDDLIATMAEGFAYAGRHSPFFGHRRGGDAAHLPADRFINCIQNHDQIGNRALGERLVTLVGPEAARLAAALLILSPGSPLLFMGEEWGEDRPFLYCISHLDAGLVDAVRKGRKREFASFRWRGEPPDPFAQATFEASRPDWAKLASPDHAAMFAWYRELLRLRAASPALSDTRRRLTRVWPLDAYRALAMERRGADGRYLCLFNAGKRPTRVKVGTAGRPGDYVRLLDAAEVRFGGWGAMSPERLSSSFFSLPAHCACVYKFSESMPT; the protein is encoded by the coding sequence ATGCAGCGAATCTTCTCCGGGTCGTTGCCGGTCGGCCCGCAAAAAACCGGCTCCGATTCCTGGCGCTTCACCGTCTGGGCGCCCAAACGCAAAAAACTTGCCCTGATCCTGCCTGAAAAAGACCTGAATCTCCCCATGGAGCCGCTTGCGGGCGGTTATTTCACGGTCGAAACAGCCGGGCTCGCCCCTGGCGCGCGCTACCTGTTCGAACTCGACGGCGACCTTCGCCGGGCCGACCCCGCCTCGCGCCATCAGCCCGACGACGTCCACAGCCCTTCGTCCCTGGTCGATACCGACGCCTTCGCCTGGACCGACGCCGGCTTTGCCCCGCCCGCGCCGGAGAATCGCGTTACCTACGAAATCCATGTCGGCGCGTTCACCCCGGAAGGCACTTTCGACGCGGCCATAACGCGCTTGGCGCACCTGCGCGAACTGGGCGTCACCTGCCTGGAACTCATGCCCGTGGCCCAGTTTCCGGGAGGGCGCAACTGGGGCTACGACGGCGTCTATCCCTATGCCCCGGCCGCGGCCTACGGCGGCCCGGAAGGGCTCGCCCGGCTCGTCGACGCCTGTCACGCCGCCGGGATCGCCGTTGTCCTCGACGTCGTCTACAACCACCTCGGCCCCGAAGGAAATTACCTGCGCGATTTCGGCCCCTATTTCACCGACCGCTACCACACGCCCTGGGGCGAGTCCGTCAACTTCGACGGCCCGGGCAGCGGCCCGGTGCGGGACTATTTCATCGGCAACGCGCTTTACTGGCTGCGGGAGTATCATATCGACGGCCTGCGCCTCGACGCCGTGCACGCCATCTACGACCAGAGTCCGGTCCATGTGGCCGCCGAACTGGCCGACAGGGTCCAGGCCTGGGCGGCCGGCGCGGGCCGGCGCGTCTTCGTCGTGGCCGAGACGCATCTCAACGATCCGGCCGTCATTACCGAAAAAGCCGCCGGCGGCATGGGCCTCGACGGCGTCTGGAACGACGATTTCCACCACGCCGTCCATGCGCTACTAACCAGGGAAAAGCGTGGCTACTACGCCGATTACGGTAGCCGCGACGACCTGATCGCGACCATGGCCGAAGGTTTTGCCTACGCCGGACGTCATTCCCCGTTTTTCGGCCACCGCCGGGGCGGCGACGCCGCGCATCTCCCGGCCGACCGCTTCATCAACTGCATCCAGAACCACGACCAGATCGGCAACCGGGCCCTTGGCGAACGGCTGGTCACGCTGGTCGGCCCCGAAGCGGCCAGGCTTGCCGCCGCGCTGCTCATTTTATCCCCGGGCTCGCCGCTTTTGTTCATGGGCGAGGAGTGGGGCGAGGACAGGCCGTTTCTTTACTGTATCAGTCATCTGGACGCCGGACTCGTCGATGCGGTGCGCAAAGGGCGCAAGCGTGAGTTCGCCTCGTTTCGCTGGCGCGGCGAGCCGCCGGACCCCTTTGCCCAGGCGACCTTCGAGGCCAGCCGTCCGGATTGGGCCAAGCTCGCCTCGCCCGATCACGCCGCCATGTTCGCCTGGTACCGGGAGTTGTTGCGCCTTCGCGCCGCAAGCCCGGCTCTGTCCGACACGCGCCGCCGCCTGACCCGGGTCTGGCCCCTGGACGCCTACCGCGCCCTGGCCATGGAGCGTCGGGGGGCCGACGGCCGCTACCTGTGCCTCTTCAATGCCGGCAAGCGTCCGACCCGGGTCAAGGTCGGCACGGCCGGCCGGCCCGGCGACTACGTCCGGCTCCTGGACGCCGCCGAGGTCCGTTTCGGCGGCTGGGGCGCCATGTCGCCAGAGCGTCTGTCCTCGAGCTTTTTTTCCCTGCCGGCGCATTGCGCCTGCGTGTACAAATTTTCGGAGAGCATGCCCACATGA